Genomic DNA from Leucobacter triazinivorans:
CTCCGGGTCGATCGCGCACTTCGAGTGCGAGGTGCAGGAGGCCGTGCGCGGCGGGACCCACTTCGTCTTCCTGGCTCGTGTGCGCCGGGTGAGCTCGACTCCGGGCAACCCGCTGGCGTACTTCCGCGGATCGTTCGGTCGGATGGAGATGAACGCCGACGCCGTTGCGCTGCGCGCGGTGCGCGACTACGTGGTCACCAGAGTCTCCGATGTCGCGGTGCCGTTGGATGCGGAGGGCATGGCCGGCGAGCTCGACCTCGAGGTCGGCCGCACCTTCAGCGCGCTGATCGCGCTCGCGGGAGAAGGGCTCGTCAAGCGCATCGGCACGGCCTTCGAGGTGGAGCCCGTGCCGGATCTCGTGCTCTACGACTACTACTCCGCCAAGCTCTCGATCGAGCTCGGCGTCGCCGCGCAGACGGTGGGACGGGCTTCGCCCGAGCAGCTCGCCGAGCTCCGGCGCCTGATGGAGGCAACTCTCGAGCACGTCGACGGCGATCGATTCATCGACCCCGAGGCCTGGGTGGTTTCGAACGCGGAGTTCCACGAGTACCTCGTCGGCCTCGCCGGCAGCGTGATCCTCGATGAGACCTATCGCGGTCTGCAGCTGCGCGCGATCGAGCGACGGGCGATCACCGCCACGACGCGGGCGACGTC
This window encodes:
- a CDS encoding flavin reductase gives rise to the protein MSAVVKTTEQKAPSKGEFRDVMGRFASGVTVITAHEDGVDFGAAVSAVSSLSDEPPMLLVCLNVSSTTGQAVKRTGTFAVNVLAEDSAPLAYRFASRGDDKFSSVAFERGEGEVPLISGSIAHFECEVQEAVRGGTHFVFLARVRRVSSTPGNPLAYFRGSFGRMEMNADAVALRAVRDYVVTRVSDVAVPLDAEGMAGELDLEVGRTFSALIALAGEGLVKRIGTAFEVEPVPDLVLYDYYSAKLSIELGVAAQTVGRASPEQLAELRRLMEATLEHVDGDRFIDPEAWVVSNAEFHEYLVGLAGSVILDETYRGLQLRAIERRAITATTRATSELLEDHRAIVAGYEAGDVDAVLATLQAHAHRAAQTRAALAG